tgtatttatatatttgctaTTAGAAGTGTGTAGCTGTTATgtgactattttattttaatttttgtgtctgGTCCGTTAATGAATAATAATAGATCTATGGATCAGAGGAGAAAACGTGTTTCTAAAACAATGGATATTGGCTGTGAAGCAAAGataatgaataaattatttaacctAGATAATGTTTAGCATTAGTTTAATAAACATGGTTATGTTACTAAAACACAATaatgtctttcttttctttttagttttgtcTTTAACAAAAAAGTgtcttacatttttacatttatcaaaggtAAAATAGTATCTTTCTAAAACGATGAGTAAAGTTGCTctattttagcaaacaggtttgTGTTACGTCAATAACGATTTCATATAATTCTAGTTATATCTTTAAGTTtgttaattttttacttttaacacaGAGGATAAAATGTTTTTCCCAAACAAAAAGGTGAACGTTGTGCAGCAAACTCAGTTACTTAATAATGAACAAAGATAGCAAAcaaatggtttaataaaaattaaaaaaacattgtgaaGCACATCTCTAGTGTAAAGATGATGAACAAACCGTAAAAAAGGTTTAGCATCACGTCATAAATCAAtcaatttgacattttgacacataGTATAGGTTATAACTACTGTCAATGACAATCAAAATTTGTGAACAGGTTTGaccaatttattaaaaagaaccaactcagggggcctgggtatctctgcgagtattgatgctaactaccacccctggagggtatgtatccagggcatgctgagtgaccccagccaggtctccaatgcaaccaaattggcccggttgctagggagggtaaagtcacatggggtaacctccttgtggttgctataatgtgaggttctcgctctcggtggggtgcgtggtgagttgtgcgtggatgccgcagagaataacgtgaagtctccacacatgctacatctccgcggtaacatgctcaacaagaaACGTGAGaagatgcgtggactgacggtctcagatgcggaagcaactgagattcgtcctccaccaccaggattgGGGCGAGTCACTACATAGgcttgggcatgccaaattggagagaaaaggggagggggaaaaaagaaccaactcaaaagaatgatGCACTCACTAATCAGACATTCCTATGACTACACACAAGAACAATATCTAGCCGAGTAAATATTTAAGAGCAGATAATTTTATCTCCAAGAATTGGACTtgaaaaattagctttttttttatgaattttaagATTTTACCATTTTCAAATTCCAATTTTCCAAGACCCTGGAACCCTGTAACATGTTCACTGtgacaatacatttacatttacatttacatttattcatttggcagacgcttttatccaaagcgacttacaaaagaggaagaacatcagcgaatcatcttagggagacagtggtacaaaaagtgccatattacaaagttttactatcatcataatagtatacaaaacagatttaagtgcaacaagaaatgtaaatatatatatatatttttttttttttttttttttttttttattattattgaccggttaagtgcttttggaaaagatgtgtttttagccgttttttgaagatagagagtgagttagcttcccggattgagttggaaaggtcattccaccaccgtggtatgatgaaactgaaagtccgggaaagtgttttggtgcctctttgttttggtacgacaaggcgacgttccttagccgaccgcaggcttctggtgggaacgtagctctgcataaatgtttttaggtatgctggagcagacccagtgactgttttatatgccagcatcagggccttgaatttaatacgtgcatgaaccggcagccagtggagagagacaaagagtggtgtaacatgtgctctcttaggttcattaaagaccagacgtgctgctgcattctggatcatttggagaggtctaatagcacatgcaggaaggcctgcaatgagagcattacagtagtccagtctagttatgacaataCTGAAAGATATGACTCACATCTTCAGCTGATTCAACCGAAGCCCAACTCTGATCATCATCAGCATTCACCAACAGAATTGGACACTTTATTCTCCCAACCTGGgtgcattttaataaaacataatctatgttacaatatatatacacacacacacacacacacacacacacacatatatatatatatatatatatatatatagagtggcaagaaaaaatatgtgaaccctttggaattaactgGTTTTGTATATTAATTGctgataaaatgtgatctcataatTAAAGTCATAAATATAGACAAAGCACAAAGTGCTTAAGCAAACAACAattatatttcatgtctttattgaacacatcccattaaacattaacTATGTTTAACAATGCCTTCGTTCCCAGATGTACAGTAGTACTTTATGTCCGTGCATGTAGTCATATTACTTACCAGTACacttaaagaacatattttaacagCCGAGAACAACGTTCTCAATCAAATGCATTATATACTCTGCCAGTATACGAATTCAGATGCAGCTGTTGTACTCACATCCACTTTGAGAGTCGGGTCTGAGGGAATTGGTAAGATTAGGTTTCTGTGGATAATCTGGTTGTCTTCATTCATTTGTAGTTTATTCACATGCCTGCAATTAGCATAGTTTGTTAGTGTTTACCATTTGGAACAGACATTTATTTCTAAATAATGGGTATTGACAAATTAAATGCTTCATATTGTAGATTTAATCACTTGCAAAACTGCTCAATGAAACTGAAAATAGTTGAAGACCCCTGTCTACAAACAGTTTCTAACAACTGACCAGCAGTGAGCTTGACTGACAATTCAGCAACAGTTAAACGGTTGTAAAACTATTAATGTAAATTTATTGTCAAAAGAAATCCATTTGAATATAACAATCTGAAAAAATGCACAGGAAAGtgttagcatccaaatacatgaTGATCACATAGTGAATATTTTAGGTATTCGTGTTATTGAAGTAACACTGAGTTGCATCTACATTAGAAGCTGCACGCCACCTCAGAACATTCACTAATAGAAGGTTAAACTTCAGGAAAAGACAGTAAAAGTTTCCTATCTTATTTTTTAACAGAAATTAAGTGGTAGGCCTATTAAAACAGAATTTGTGTCagccatttaaaatattttataataataatggtaTTGGTACAACTGTGTATGCATTTAAATACAAAAGATAACTTAAAatataggggcctgggtagctcagcgagtactgatgctgactaccacccctggagtcacgccttcaaatccagggcatgctgagtgactccagccaggtctcctaagcaaacaaattggtccggttgctagggcggatagagtcacatgggataacctcctcgtggtcacgattagtggttctcgctctcaatggggtgcatggtaactTGTGCATGGTTCACGGAGTGTAGCACACGCCCCCACGTGctgcgagccacgtgataagatgcgcagatttaAGGTCTCagaatggaggcaactgagacttgtcctccaccacccggattgaggtgagtaaccgcgccaccaagaggacctactaagtagtgggaattgggagaaaatgggatatatatatatatatatatatatatatatatatatatatatatatacatatatataaaagatgTCTTAAAATAATTGGTCAGAGACCTGAAATATCATGAGTTGGCTTTGATGTAACTGTCAGAAGCTTTTTAAATGAGTAAccacgttttttttttacatcaatcaaTTGTCATGAAATTAgtcaatacaattattttattttataaaagcatggaAAATAAAGTGGCTGAATTCACAGTGCAGTGTGACAAAAACAGAAACGCAAgataaattacaataatttatgATTTTGAAATTAACTGATGCCTACTATTAATTTAACATTAATGTTATTCATGTTGTTAATGGTAAATACAAGTAAAGCcatacagtttttgtttttttgactaCAAACATTAGTCAAGAAATCGAATTAGAATATCATTAATTAGCTACCTGTTTGTAGGCAATTGTGTTTAGGTAAAATGTCTGTGATGGTGGGGTGGGGAGGGGGTCCTTAAGAAGTAATATGGGGTCCAGAGTTtgaaaaaggttgagaaccactgctttagatgAGGTTTAGTCAGGTTGTATGTTAATAATGAAGTCTGATGTCCACTCACTTTTTCATCTCCTCAAAAACTTCAAAGAGGGATTTATTAACAGGAACCACATGACTtccacttatacacacacagcaCTTGGGCTAAAAAGACAGTAAAAAGAGTTATGAGAGACCAGAGATAAGACAAAATGCCAAAAGAATACCAAAAAGCCACATTAAAAATGtaggtaaatgtgtgtgtgtgtgtgtgtgggtcagaTTTTGCCTACACTCTGGGGAAGAAATGTCCTTACAAAGATAGTTCAACTTGAAATAACCCACAATGTGAGGACCAGCCAATGTTCTCAATGagaaaaagtatataaataatgttgtattgaaaatgtaaaaatgcagaaagactTGTGAAAGTCTTAGAgaacagaaaatataattagctcagtataaaGATAATACATGTCAATAGAAAGTCCCCAACATGATAGAAGAACAAACAAGTGTACAAACATGCATGTGTGTAAGCCAAGAAAACCTTGATGACTTTGGAGTAAGCCACCATGCTGATTGTGATTGCACTTCCAAATGATAGACCAAGCATAGCCATGCAATCCTTGTGTACCTTTGGATGATTCTGCAGGATCTGGTATGCTTCCTATAGGAAAAATGTAtctagtattaataataattacaatgtaTAGAGGGCTTTTCATTGCAAAGCAATTCTTTGGCATGGAACAAGGAAAACAAGCCTGCAGAAAGGCTTGCTGGTAACGGTGAGTTTTGCTATGTCTCGTAAAAGCTTCTAGACAGTCTGCATTATGGAGATGAGAAGGCTGGGGATCTAAAACACTACAGTGGAGGAAAACGACCCCACCcccgtcactcactcgacattgtgtcgatgtcctTGAGTCTTCGATCACTGCATCGGATAGAGACTCGActggctgccaccttcaggtctgccgcCCAGTCTGAAGCTGAcacagagctgaccgccatgcttgcccaggcctcCGCGAGCATCGGGTTGTGGAattacatgacgtcttttggggcattgggggaggttacgtgcagactgacacacgcagcttgcttgcacctgcatcagcagttcacgtacgcGGTTCAGTGTTTGtgccgtttttctatagggacccctagtgtcccttcatcgacacaatgtcgagtgaatgacagaaggggaacatcatggttattgtcataacctccgttccctgatagagggaacgagacgttatttccctcttgccacaacactataCTAGCCGCAGAAATGgctggaccttgtctcggctcctcagcacaaaacctgaatggagtgggcattcccgctccttttatactcgtatgtccgggggagtggcatacaaattccattcggcaattctcattggccttttctcaaagatttggaGGTGTTCGGGGCTTTCAAGAGCGACCCCTACATCGTCGTCACTATATCGATACAATGTcaccttccctccatcagggaacagaggttacgacagtaaccatgacgtttactATGGATGAGAAGCATAAACATAGCTAAGATaatgcaatttaaaataaaaatttgaatatttgtcTTACTTTTTATTTAGCATAAAAACTGTGCATTctgatttttaaatggaaaattttatttagtttttcagccctgttgacagccctagtcCACTTTAGATTTAACAGAAAGCCAGTAATGGTAACAGGACTGTAGTTTGCTTTTGTTTATGTTCTGATTAGGATTCTTCCAGTGCTGTTTAGGATCAACTGAAGCTTAATTAGGCCTTTCCCTTGCAGACCACTTCGGACAGCATAGCAGTTATTGAGACGAGAGAACACAAATGCATAGATAAACTTCTTAGTGTCACAAAACGAATTGATGGCCTCAACCGAGAAATGTTTTTTAGGTGAAAGTAAGcctataaacaaaaaaataaataatgatccaTATTATGAGCAAAGTTGTAGATTACCTCAAAGTAAGAGGAGTCAACACCTGCTGTTCTCAGCTCATCTGGGATGAGATACTCTAGTGCAAGTGATGCAAAGCCATGAGATGCCAGCAGTGCAGAACGATACTCGACCAAACCTCCACCTCCTCCCCACAGGTCCAGAACTCCAGGGTACGGTCCTGGGCCTAACACACACACCAATTTATACCATGTCATTGACATAAGACAGACCTTATAGACACTGACCCCAAAGTATAATTGGTAATATGAATAAGGTCAAATTTAACCTGGATGATTCTGACTGATGATATATGCTGACATATGTGTATGTACCTGGGGGCAGGAATAATGTTCCTCGTACTGTTTTCTCCCTAACGTCCACCCTCTGCACACCCGGTGCTATGTACCAGCGCTCTGTTTCACAGGTTGCCAGGGCTGTTTTCTGGTTGAAACCTTGAGTTAGGTGCCCATGGTATACTGAAATGTGAACTACCATCGGTGTGAGGATGTCTCTCTTACGCAACCTTGAATTAAGAGATCAGTGGAATTATGAAAGGGGTCCAGTTTGGGGCTATGAAAGGGGCCCTTGGTACAAAAAGGTCTAAAATACCTGAGTCCACCTCGGCTTCCTGGTATGGGCCTCATGCTCCACAGCAACCCCATCGGCTCTATGCCTTCATAAGTGCCTCCCAAACTTTCATCTTTGGCCactaaatgttaaaatagtgGGGAGGAAAGTTAAAAGTGTTTATCTGTACAGCAAAAAGACATGTGATTTCCATGACATAAACTTATTAAGTCGTGTTGTGGTAGCACTAGTATCAAATATGCACATGTGTGATTGATTCAACAAGTCATCAAAATCTCACTAGGTAACCAATGTTGGCAACCCTACATAAGCCAATCCTATATTCCCAGTAGAAAATTGAAAAATAACACCTGTCACTGTTCCATGTTCATCACTCTTATAGTGTCCAAACGCCTCCCAGAAGTCCTTGTCTTCTGATTGATGTATAGAATGAAGCGTCACCTCTTGATTTGGCAACAAACTCATTACGACAATCTGAAACTTCTCATCTACCAGTCCTCGAGTGGGATGCACAGACAAAATTGGACATGTCCCTGTCTCAATGCTCAGTGTCCTAGAGAGAGTTTATATAAGAGATTAAGAACTGTATGAAAGATTTCAAAGAATTCTCTATACAATTATATTGTGTATACACTTCAATTGACCAATTTCACTGAAGTTGATGGTAAATATACAGGGTTAAATTAGAGGTTGACCTAAATGGGTATTTTAATGTCCAATTTCTAGAGAGCAGGCAACTAATGGTCAATATAATATCAATATACTATGATAACTAAGGTGATTTAATAATAGCAAatgagatgtacacaaaattgctGCTTACTTTGACgctttacacaatatttactaaaAAGTTGCTCAAATATAATTAAAACCGATTTAATTATCCATTGACAAGACTGCCAGTTGATTTTGGATAGGTAACTTCTGTTTATCAACCATGCATTATGCTGATAATCAAAAAATGGCCAACAATCGGCTGAATAATCGACTTAGTCGATATCTCCTATCATAGGTGCTTCTGAAACTGCTTAAAAAATATTACCATGGATCATTAATTTCACCAAATACTGTTATTGTTAATGCAgtaaaaatgtgaaaaacattttactaaactaaaataaattcagCAAACCTTGCTGAAACAATTCTAATGGTTTCCAATACAAGTGGCGCCTGATTGCTATGCAATTTGCGAACGGATAACAATAACTTCGAATAACAGAGAGGACTGTGGGCATTCACCACTGAGGCAaacagattgatttctgcttttccgaatatttcccaaatcatcagtatagtttgaggatgaagtctccattcgccaAGTATCACCCCTTAGCGTGACAGTAGGCCCGCGccgtaattcaggcagcctgggacaacgtcactctcagggagagatgatgctccCTCCATAGGTGAAGGTGACGCATTATTCTAGACAGTGGCGGTGAATTAATTCCGTCTTGGTTGTTTATATATGCCccaactgtcatgttgactgagcaaaccaagacatgacagctcactatttctgactgaaagcctttaaggctagtaTTATCTAAGCGGTAtatgtgccacgccctcctcacacctgtccaggtgccaaaagttgggcATCCATCGCACACCgcccccccaacctgtgttggaagcatccgtggtcacTACTTTCTGtctgacaacttgggacttcgagtactagaggggacagtgggtattctccactgaggcaaatagatacaTTTCTGCTTTaccagatatttcccaaatcctcaatacagtttgaggttgaagtctcctgaattccaccttggcggtttatatatgccacaactgtcctgttgtctgagcgaaccaggacatgacattttgatatttctgactgaaaagcttCAAGGCTAGAAATACAGCCGATAGCTTTAGGCACTGTGTGACACTTGCCCCTGCAGTAAAATGTCCGTGGTGCTAAACAGCGgcaggatatagtgatgcgcatgcgtCCTTGGTGCTAAGCATGTCGCGTCACACAGCgtttcagccagcactgaagaggtctcatgtgtaagagacctaatggaatgaCTGCGGATGCCGCTGAcacaaatcccaatgctttctgaaacaagtttcagtggaaatgttctccccagtttgaactgagacagacactgtaaaatgtctgaagcagtaagtctgtgCTGGTATAACAGGTAGTTCAAGATGCgcatgccgctcagtctcagaggggcgagaactgtatcaatgcactttgtgaatgtgtgaggagccaaagacagtccgaagggcaggactttgaactgATATGAAACCGTGGAAAACAGAATGCCATTGAAAAGGGGTAGCCGGTGTGCAaaattggatcgtataaccatgttctatcatttttgcacccattctgaaatacccgttagggCTCGCCACACATCCGtttaatgggacagagggcaatttggtttgctaAACGTATGATATGATGCGATGCTCACTATAGGGAAGCGGTtcacataatgtgtgtgctttgaagaggaaaaaggggctctttattgagaatgtgtgagcatcttgtgcatttgcaacgaatgctgtattcttttttgcacttattgcatttttattgcatttatttaagtgcaagacacagaaacaaaatttttaacaatattgtgCACAACAATATCCCTTTCCCGACAAACAATAGTGGGGAGATGGgaaacagtgttttgtgtctctccaatCAAGCCTTTTTTAGAGCAGACCCGGAGGGTATCGCGGGCTCTGCTTTCCACTTCAAAGGGTTGTGCCCGTCAGGAACGGTTTTGCGGCACGTGCTGATATGCATGTGCCTGTGAGGCAGCAGGTATGGGGCTTTTATTCGGGTGCTGGCTCGAAACAGAGCGGCAgcgaaccggctgtgatatactcTATGTGGGCATAACGTGTCTCATAGCCTGTTACTGCTGCTGAATCGCGACGTAACGCTCAGCAAACTTGTTCTTAGAACCACCAAAAAGGccagctggagacactggagcatccaaaagagtggctttttccttatcactcatttctgccctggagcaccgccattgtgtggagtgctgatccagcttgttctgctATTGTGTAAGCTTTTCCCGTCAGTGCGGACATTTGTCGATACGGTTTGGAAGGATGTGCATGTTACttgctgggcagaggtgtgccgctaccgcctcctccacgGGGTGTAATGGGCATCGCTGTTATCTTTCCCATGATCCACTTTAAAAAGGATGGCGTCACTGCGTGAGCACGCTGTATAAGGTCGTGCCAGGACTTGAATAGTTCattatgaacttcggggaagattTGTGTGGGATGCTGCCAgactgctggaaccattcatcgaggtgagactgttcaggttcctctggggaaGACCAGTCAGAGTGAAGCTCTTTGACTGCCCTTATACTCTACACCTGCTGACGTGCTGTGGAGAAATAGGATGCTGATGTCCGTTCATCAGCAAAGCGTCAAGCAGCGAGGCGGAGAGATGTTcaccggagcactgcaggggagcggagagtcttcttgctgccgtgaagattccgtccACTGACTAGTATGTATTGATGGCGAAGGGTAGAGGGCTTCGAACTGGTGGGGCTAAAACACCATAGCCACTATTAGAATATTGCATTTTCATAGAGAGGTTttaaataggttgtgtatgaaggcactccccatatgcgttactacgcaatgtcaagtggactgagtcgtaagggaactcaTGGGGTAGAATGCCCCTGGACCCCCCTAGATAGGTTTATTAGGCAGTTTTTGAATAAATCCTGCATGTGCCCCTGTCCACTACAGATTCAAGTGCAGTGTGTATTGGGCCATATTCTATTAGGATTTAATGGTTCGTATTGGGTTCCATTACAGTTATGTATCGGTCCCTAATATCGGTatccaatagtatccagctgcagacctgCAGCaccagcagtttcagaacagcagCGCCAGAATGGATGTGAGGGGCGGAGTTGTTGACAACGAGATAAGCATGGTGGAGAACACGGCGAgttgtttgtaatgtttttgcCACTATGTGGTGAATAATTATCGTATATATTAACAtaagcgtttatctgctaaatactGAATCTGTGCATGGCTTATTATCTTATTAAAGCTTGAATTTGTTGTCATGCtttattgtacagtatatttttttctGCAGACTGTTCGGTTACTTTTCGGATTGTGTGTTGTAAATGGGCCTTGCGATGAAGTTTTGAAGAcgtttattatttatgaatataaatgCATGCTGTGACAATTGTTACAAGAAAGACCCAAATACTGGTGACTGCTGTGATTCTTtgcaaattttacatttaataaatattaaaattacatttttcttaaaCATTCTCTAATGAAGGAGCTCCCAGTACTCCGACACATGACAGAAGCTGTGAAATGGCTCCTTTCCAACTGTCATCTGCTCAGGGGCCCAGTGGAAGAGCCTCTTTTCCTTACAATGGATGAAGAGGACAAGGAAAAGGCCctcaacaatctcctggaacaatCAGAAGCTTCCAAAGAGCCCttcacatttcattttgtgttcagcgaTGACATGGGGTTATTTTTGCAGGAATGTCATGACAAAATGGGCCTAAGAGTGAATTGTTCATTTGaggaattttattttaaatatttgttgtatAAAGTtagatttttgttaattttttattatattgctgtttgttgttgttgtttttatgttttgttttttataatatcTAGTTGTATTGTagttatatttttattgaaatgttttaGTTTTCAAATAGAAAAGTGCATGCTGCAAATGTTCTTGGCTTTGGAATAAACATTTATTCTGAATGTTGTGATTAAAGTATATTTCATAttaaatgcccataagtttcttTAAGCATTCTTTCTAACATCATGAACAGGAAATAATACTCACATAATACAATTAAATGGATAACATtatacaataatattacacaatattaatgttttaaaatgcttattgtactgtaccttactGTATCATTATAACGTATACATGTATGAACTGAAAAGTGGCCTTATTTAAAAGTATGACATTTCGCATACTAAAAGAAAATTACGCTCCAAAACTGTAGGTGGCGTGACTCCGTAAAGAACGTatgctccgcccctcacttccattctgtgtctgtgattcTGGTGCTGCTTCAGGTCTGCAGCTGTATATTTCTCATGGTAGCAACTAATAGCATGCCAACACATTACAAGTAGAGACCCACGGCAGGGACCAATAAAACCAATACAAATACCATAATAACCATTAGAATATCTGTGAGGtttctgttgttgtttgtttcaACAAGGaaacaataaaatactttttacacTGTTTTAGGCACATCCCATATCGAATTACTACAGTAACTACattaactattatttttaaaccatagttaccatgGTGAATTTTTGTAAGTGACATGCCTGCAGAAATATGAACT
This sequence is a window from Xyrauchen texanus isolate HMW12.3.18 chromosome 45, RBS_HiC_50CHRs, whole genome shotgun sequence. Protein-coding genes within it:
- the LOC127637228 gene encoding peroxisomal succinyl-coenzyme A thioesterase-like, which produces MFAPVRTLSIETGTCPILSVHPTRGLVDEKFQIVVMSLLPNQEVTLHSIHQSEDKDFWEAFGHYKSDEHGTVTVAKDESLGGTYEGIEPMGLLWSMRPIPGSRGGLRLRKRDILTPMVVHISVYHGHLTQGFNQKTALATCETERWYIAPGVQRVDVREKTVRGTLFLPPGPGPYPGVLDLWGGGGGLVEYRSALLASHGFASLALEYLIPDELRTAGVDSSYFEEAYQILQNHPKVHKDCMAMLGLSFGSAITISMVAYSKVIKPKCCVCISGSHVVPVNKSLFEVFEEMKKHVNKLQMNEDNQIIHRNLILPIPSDPTLKVDVGRIKCPILLVNADDDQSWASVESAEDMEMMMEMAGNRHLLEVLTYPCAGHLIEPPYTPHFRASNFILQDTKEKIVMLWGGQTKPHAYAQEDAWEKILSFLQKHLYFSSNSAVKAKL